One segment of Rattus norvegicus strain BN/NHsdMcwi chromosome 16, GRCr8, whole genome shotgun sequence DNA contains the following:
- the Plac9 gene encoding placenta-specific protein 9 precursor, with protein MQPLLCALAGLALLRAGAGEWSQGPRDIPGRRAAESPSGPGEDLAWSPGCDRHMAVQGRLNIVEETVEKTVEHLEAEVTGLLGLLEELASNLPPGPFSPKPDLLGDDGF; from the exons ATGCAGCCGCTGCTCTGCGCGCTGGCCGGGCTCGCCCTGCTCCGTGCCGGGGCGGGCGAATGGAGCCAGGGTCCCAGGGACATCCCCGGACGACGAG CTGCTGAGTCCCCCAGTGGCCCTGGAGAAGATCTAGCTTGGAGCCCAGGCTGTGACAGACACATGGCTGTCCAAGGCCGGTTGAACATTGTGGAAGAG ACGGTGGAGAAGACCGTGGAGCACCTGGAGGCAGAAGTGACAGGTCTGCTGGGCCTGCTGGAGGAACTGGCTTCAAACCTACCCCCAGGACCCTTCAGCCCCAAACCTGACCTGCTTGGAGATG
- the Plac9 gene encoding placenta-specific protein 9 isoform X1, which translates to MGGGPAAGCGRPRARASRGKFRRASCWKGSLKGSMAQAGPVPSLGRRIEKKKAAESPSGPGEDLAWSPGCDRHMAVQGRLNIVEETVEKTVEHLEAEVTGLLGLLEELASNLPPGPFSPKPDLLGDDGF; encoded by the exons ATGGGCGGAGGTCCAGCTGCAGGGTGTGGCCGCCCTCGGGCCAGAGCATCCAGGGGAAAGTTCCGAAGAGCATCCTGTTGGAAGGGGAGTCTGAAAGGGTCAATGGCCCAGGCAGGGCCAGTACCATCACTGGGGAGacggatagaaaaaaaaaaag CTGCTGAGTCCCCCAGTGGCCCTGGAGAAGATCTAGCTTGGAGCCCAGGCTGTGACAGACACATGGCTGTCCAAGGCCGGTTGAACATTGTGGAAGAG ACGGTGGAGAAGACCGTGGAGCACCTGGAGGCAGAAGTGACAGGTCTGCTGGGCCTGCTGGAGGAACTGGCTTCAAACCTACCCCCAGGACCCTTCAGCCCCAAACCTGACCTGCTTGGAGATG